The genomic region CTGACATCAAAATCATGGTTTCGTTCTACGAAATGGTGACCGGATGTTCCGCCGAATGGCTCGCGCCGGTGTTCGCCAAGATCGTGACGCCGGGCGCCAACCTCGCAATCGGCGCAGCCGAGCCGGTCACGCTCTGGAAAGAAAACAGTGCCGAGCCCGGCGCGAACCGCACCGCCGTGATCGAGTTTCAGGTTGAAGACATCGATGCGGATTATCAGCGCCTGAAAGACAAGGTTACGCTGGTGCACGAGTTGAAAACGATGCCATGGGGCAACAGGACGTTCCAGTTTCGCGACCCCGAAGGCACGGCGGTATCGCTCTTCATGCCGCCGATCGAGCAGGCCGGACACCGCCTCGCGGCGCAATAGGTCGCGGCAGCAGACCGCCCCGCACACACAGCCAATGGCGCGTGTGCGGCACTGGATTTTCGGTGAGAGTGCATTGAAATTTCGCCGGCTGATTTACTTCATCAGCCGGCTTCACCCTCATGCACATGTGCACCCGCCCCCTGCCCCTCCCCGGATTTTCCTGCTATCTCCTACTCCCTTCGGCTCGGCCGAACCAAAAACCCTCCATCCACCCAGGGAGCAACAACCATGCGATACCTCCACACCATGCTGCGCGTGCGCAATCTCGATGTCGCGCTGAAGTTTTACCAGGATGCGCTGGGGCTGAAGGAGGTTCGGCGGATCGAGAACGACAAGGGGCGTTTCACGCTGGTGTTCCTGTGCTCGTCGGACGATCTCGAGGCGCTGAAGAAGCAGCCGC from Bradyrhizobium lupini harbors:
- a CDS encoding VOC family protein — protein: MKFASTRLIATDIKIMVSFYEMVTGCSAEWLAPVFAKIVTPGANLAIGAAEPVTLWKENSAEPGANRTAVIEFQVEDIDADYQRLKDKVTLVHELKTMPWGNRTFQFRDPEGTAVSLFMPPIEQAGHRLAAQ